CGGGAAAAAGCTGGAAATACCTATTAAAAAAATATTAATGGGTAAATCGGTTGAACAAGTTGTCAATAAAGGGTCACTGAGTAATGAAAAGTCATTGGAATACTTTATACAATTTGCAAAAGATAGAATGCAGGTATAATGTTGTCTCTCCTGTTAGTTAATAGCTGCAGGAGAGCTTTTTATTGAGAAATGGATGGTGCTGTTTCTGGGAGGTGTGGTGCTGTTTCTGGGAGGTGTGGTGCTGTTTCTGGGAGGTGTGGTGCTGTTTCTGGGAGGTGTGGTGCTGTTTATAAGAAATACCAGCACTTCAAGGCTGGTATTTCAACCAAAATTATAAGTAATCTTTTTCCCTAAAGGCTAGACTGCCAGCAACATATGCAATAAATGCGATAACAATAGATGTTACAACAGAATGCATTCCAAATGGCTGTGGATAGAAAGATTCAAATAGAATATAGCTTGTCACCCCAAAAATCATAGATGCAACCGCACCATATTTATTCCCCTTTCTCCAATATAACCCCATAACAATCGGCCAAATAAACGCTGCTTCAAGACCACCCATTGAGAATAGATTTAACCAGATAACCAGGTCTGGTGGGTTTAAGGACATCACAATCACAACGATACCAAGCAATGCAGTTACCCACATACTTAAACGCTTCACCTTTTTTTCCTTTGCGGTCGGTTCTATGTAATTTAAATAAACATCTTTTACAATCGTAGAGCTGACTAGTAATAATAATGAATTTACAGTAGTCATAATAGCAGCCATCGGAGCCGCAAGAACAATACCAGACAACCAGTTTGGCAATACAGTTTGTGCAAGTAGGGGCATTACTGTATCTCCAACTTCCACACCAGGTATAACAGGTCTTGCAAAGACACCAATTAAGTGCATATTGAGCATAATAAAGCCAACCACGATTGTGCTGATAATAATTCCACGATGCATCGACCTTGAATTTTTATAAGACATTGCACGCACAGCGATTTGCGGAAGCGCAACTACACCTACGCCAACGAGCACCCAGAACGAGGATACATATGCAGGTGTTAAATCAGCATTTGCGCCAAACGGTGTAATTAAATTTGGGTTTTCCGCTGCAAGATCCGCAATTATTGCTGGCACTCCTCCACCAGCAATAATAACTGCAATGAGTAAAATTAGCGTCCCCGCAAACATCACAATTCCTTGAATTGCATCTGTTATTGCGATAGCCCGAAAACCGCCAATAATAACGTATACGAGTACAGATACCGAAAATATAAATAATGACGCAATATAGGATAGTCCTGTTAGGGATTGAATCAAACGTCCACCGCCAATCCATTGGGCAGACATCGCAGAAAATAAGAAAATTAAAATACTTAATGAAGACAATAGCACTACCCATTTAGATTCATAACGGCTTTTTAAAAAGTCCACAATTGTCACCGCTTTATATTTACGTGTTACAATCGCAAATTTCTTCCCAAGAATCATTAATACAAAATAACCTGTAGCAATCTGAGTGGTGGAAAGAAGCACCCATCCAAGCCCCTGATTATAGGCCGCTCCCGGTCCACTTAGAAAACTACTAGCGCTTCCATACGTCGTTACCAATGTCATTGCTAGTACAAAGCCGCCTAAGCTTCTACCCCCAAGAAAGTATTCCTGTAAAAAAGAATCGGTTCGCTTTACATATTTTCCTGCCCAAAGCCCAACCGTAAAAACAACAATTAAAAATAGCACTAATGGTAAAACAGCTTGCCAATTCATAGCTATTAAATCTCCTTATCATCTAATTCATCTAACGGAATTTCTGTAAAAAACATTTTTACAACGAGCCAAATCAATAGCACCATAATAACAAAGCCAAGTACACAGCTATAAAAAAACCAAGCAGGTAACCCAAGAACATAAGTATATTCAGCAGGGTCTTTGCTTCCTAGGCCGTAAGCAAAACCATACCACCAAATAAAGTTAAAAATGACAATTCCTATTCCAATCAATGCTTCTCTATTTGCAATCTTAAATTGATAATCATCTTGATTCATTTTTGTTTCTCTCATCTTAAAGGTCCCCCCTTTTCATACTAACCATATTATATTAACTGGAAGGGATATGTAAACATTGGACGTTTATTCTATGCTGGAATTGGTATACAAATAGAAATCTTATGCAAAAATATAAGGGGCTTAATCATACTTAAACGATTAAGCCCCCTGATTATGAAGTCGCTAGTTTCATTTACTGTGCCATTTTTTTTCGTTTACTAAGATAGATAGCACCACCAATTAAGATTAAAATCACTCCTAAAATTACATAGTTAAACATGTTCGTTGCTGTATTCGGTAATATATTTCCGATTCCCGTATCAGTCGATCCGTTCGAGTTATTTGAACCACCAATCGTATTTTGGTCACCAAGAACACCCTTTTCGTTTTCATCATCCGTAGAAGCATCTAATTCAAAAACGGCGAATGTACTGAAATGATTCGTTCCTGCACTTATTTTACCATTTTCATAATTGCCACCAATAACCTCCCAGCGATTATCAGCTTCATTCAGATAAAATAGCTTCACATTTTCTTTGTTTTCTACCTGCGTTGCATCTACTTGGAATGTTAAAGTTATCGCATCTGCAAACTCACTTATTCGCTGATCTCCTTGTATAATAGCAAAATCATAAGCATTGCTCAGCGCATCTGCTACCGCATCGAGTCTTTCAATTACAATCGTTACCGCTTCATTCCCATTTGCAAATACGGAAGCTGGAATTTCTAATGAAACATCTCCTTTTTCAATAAGAAGAACTGCATTTTTAGCTTTCAATTCCTTTACTTGTTCACTGCTAAATATAATTTCTATCATGCTTAGGTCTGCTGATTCATTTAAATCAATAATAACTGTTCCATTGTCCGCAATTGTATCTAGCGCATCGTCACCAAGAGTCGCTTGGTTTTTTTGAACAATTGGTTTAACTGTTATCGTTTTATCTGAATCTCCTGGCTGTTCTTCATCTCCGTCTTTATCTTGATCTGGATTTTCTTTATCGTCATCGCCGGGCTTCTCCGGATTTTCTGGATCAGGGTTCTCTCCTGGGTTTCCTGGCTCTTCCGAATCTCCTGGAATTTCATCCGTTTCCGCAATTCTGCCCTCTGCTTCATATACAATTGGATTTGATTCTGTGCTGTTTAAATACTTAACAAAATCAACTGTTGCATCAATGTCTACAGGTCCCATGATTGGGTTTTTCCCTAAATCCTTTATAGAGCCTTCCGAAGTCCCCATATAATTATTGACTGTTAATGTATAAACCGCATCTTCATCAATTGGTGTCCCATCCGGAAAAGTAATTGTTACAACTTCATTCAATTCCTTGTTCCATATATAATGCAACCCAGCTACACTATAATCCGGTCCATAAATTGGAGACAATTGTTCATTAATAATCGGGTAAAGGTCTGCGCCTGTGACCTCCAACGTCATTAATGTGTTTCCGAATGGCTGAATATTATACAGATTGCCCCATGTAATTTCGCCAGCAAGCAAGCTGTCCCTAATTCCCCCGCCATTCATCATAGCAAAGTCACTTTCCATCGACCAGTTCATCGCATCCGCAAGAAGATTTCCCAGTCCATGATCACCGTCATTTGTATAGCTGCCAGTTAAATCCTGCGCATTATAGCCAATCACTTCATTAATAATCGGCGCAATCCGCTCTGCATACGTATCTAAAATTCCCGCTGCTTCTTCATCTGGCGTATAATCAGCTTGCTTTACAAATACAACTTCTGCTTCCTTTTCTACAATGTCCCCTGTCTCACGATCAATAACGAGATCAACATCCGCAAAAGCTTTTCCATACTCAGATGCTTGGACAATTAATTTATCATCCACAACCGCATTATTAACAACGTGGTTATGTCCTGAAAAAACGACATCTACCGCATCATCAATACTATTCGCCAGGTCTGCTGCTTCCCCTGTAACAGCATCACCAGTTTGATAGGCTGGCAGATGGACAAGGACAATAATTGCTTCCACACCTTGATCTGTCAGTTCAGCCGCCGCAGCATTCACTGCTTCCGTTTCATCTGTAAATGCTACATTTTCCAACGAAGCAGGCATAACCATATTTACTGTCTCAACTGTGTTAACACCAATAAATCCAACTTTAACACCATCTACTTCCTCAATATGGTATGCATCTAAAAAGGGATCTCCTGTATCATCATAAACACAGTTTGCACAAAGTACTGGAAAGCTCATTCCAGCATACCCTTCTGTACCTTTACCTTCTGGATGGTCACCACCATTTACCATTCGAAGCAATTCATCTAATCCTTCATCAAATTCATGGTTTCCAACGGTTCCAACATCAAATCCGATTGCTTCCATAATTTCAACAGTTGGTTCATCCTGAAGCAATCCTGAAACCGGAGAGCTTCCACCAATCATATCTCCGGCATGGACGATTAACGTATTTTCATTTTCCCGTTCTTTCATTGCTGCTGTTGTATAGTCCATACGCCCATACATGTCATATGCGCCATCTCCATCCGGGTCGAGCGAATATTCCTGATCAATTTTTCCATGTAAATCATTTAAGCTTAGCAGCTGAAGTTCTATTACGTCCTCACCCACATCTGGAGCTTCCTCCTCGACAAATGGTGTATAGCCATAGGACGCTGCTTCCTCTGCACTTGTAAAGAAAATACGTTTATCAACAGGAACGTCTTCCCAACTATTCGGTTCTACATACTCCATTGTTTCTGAGTTTCCAACATATCTTAAAAACCCTTTTTGATCATCGTTCGCGCGGAATGCAAACGGAAGCTCCAATAGAGGGTCTTCTCGATTCCAAATTCCTAATCCTGCATCCTTCGCTTCTTTCACGGCTTGTTGATATACTGGATATGCTTCTTCATCAACTGGCGCAAGAAAATAAGTAGATGCATAGCCCGACTCGACCATTTCCAGGTTGACATTTAATTGATCTTCCTTGCGAATTACTTCTGCTAAAATTCTCCCATAATCATCTGTTGGCTCATCTCCAACCTTTAAATAAATTTCATCACCAGGCTGAATCAGTTCACGTATATAATCTGCCGCTAGATCTCCATAATATTTTTGATTTTCATTGATTTCCGCTCGTTCTGGATCTTTATTTTTCGCTGCATACGTTTCTGCAGTATCCATATTCAAAAAGCGTACTCT
This region of Oceanobacillus sp. FSL K6-2867 genomic DNA includes:
- the panF gene encoding sodium/pantothenate symporter, encoding MNWQAVLPLVLFLIVVFTVGLWAGKYVKRTDSFLQEYFLGGRSLGGFVLAMTLVTTYGSASSFLSGPGAAYNQGLGWVLLSTTQIATGYFVLMILGKKFAIVTRKYKAVTIVDFLKSRYESKWVVLLSSLSILIFLFSAMSAQWIGGGRLIQSLTGLSYIASLFIFSVSVLVYVIIGGFRAIAITDAIQGIVMFAGTLILLIAVIIAGGGVPAIIADLAAENPNLITPFGANADLTPAYVSSFWVLVGVGVVALPQIAVRAMSYKNSRSMHRGIIISTIVVGFIMLNMHLIGVFARPVIPGVEVGDTVMPLLAQTVLPNWLSGIVLAAPMAAIMTTVNSLLLLVSSTIVKDVYLNYIEPTAKEKKVKRLSMWVTALLGIVVIVMSLNPPDLVIWLNLFSMGGLEAAFIWPIVMGLYWRKGNKYGAVASMIFGVTSYILFESFYPQPFGMHSVVTSIVIAFIAYVAGSLAFREKDYL
- a CDS encoding YhdT family protein, with protein sequence MNQDDYQFKIANREALIGIGIVIFNFIWWYGFAYGLGSKDPAEYTYVLGLPAWFFYSCVLGFVIMVLLIWLVVKMFFTEIPLDELDDKEI
- a CDS encoding 5'-nucleotidase C-terminal domain-containing protein, whose product is MKSVAFRKVFSIFLILVMLSVNHSPGFATTVSAQSDETAAKDLFISEYIEGSSFNKAIEIYNGTGSAVDLSSYQVELYSNGASSASQTLTLSGTLENNDVLVLAHPSADQAILDQADEENGSVINFNGDDAFALKKGEALIDVLGEIGVRDNFAADVTLVRDASITAPSETYNQEHWNDYASNTFAYLGSHTMDGAGEVVPPEEPEEPAVPDEVSSIGDARGLSDGTNVTVEGIVTVDNAAISNGAQFTTYIQDETGGINLFSYEQGDLPDLVKGDRVQVVGELASYNGLKEIVPASIEVLESEQALPEAQSITLEDLQDPAIAESYEGQLVQVNGYINTIPDSPAGGGYNVSLVDTEFNGTTLRIMENALDISQVESGLWYDITAIVSQYNTYQLIPTEQEDLQATADQPDPPTSAGYYETTVESVTDGDTIRVASPVFGETRVRFLNMDTAETYAAKNKDPERAEINENQKYYGDLAADYIRELIQPGDEIYLKVGDEPTDDYGRILAEVIRKEDQLNVNLEMVESGYASTYFLAPVDEEAYPVYQQAVKEAKDAGLGIWNREDPLLELPFAFRANDDQKGFLRYVGNSETMEYVEPNSWEDVPVDKRIFFTSAEEAASYGYTPFVEEEAPDVGEDVIELQLLSLNDLHGKIDQEYSLDPDGDGAYDMYGRMDYTTAAMKERENENTLIVHAGDMIGGSSPVSGLLQDEPTVEIMEAIGFDVGTVGNHEFDEGLDELLRMVNGGDHPEGKGTEGYAGMSFPVLCANCVYDDTGDPFLDAYHIEEVDGVKVGFIGVNTVETVNMVMPASLENVAFTDETEAVNAAAAELTDQGVEAIIVLVHLPAYQTGDAVTGEAADLANSIDDAVDVVFSGHNHVVNNAVVDDKLIVQASEYGKAFADVDLVIDRETGDIVEKEAEVVFVKQADYTPDEEAAGILDTYAERIAPIINEVIGYNAQDLTGSYTNDGDHGLGNLLADAMNWSMESDFAMMNGGGIRDSLLAGEITWGNLYNIQPFGNTLMTLEVTGADLYPIINEQLSPIYGPDYSVAGLHYIWNKELNEVVTITFPDGTPIDEDAVYTLTVNNYMGTSEGSIKDLGKNPIMGPVDIDATVDFVKYLNSTESNPIVYEAEGRIAETDEIPGDSEEPGNPGENPDPENPEKPGDDDKENPDQDKDGDEEQPGDSDKTITVKPIVQKNQATLGDDALDTIADNGTVIIDLNESADLSMIEIIFSSEQVKELKAKNAVLLIEKGDVSLEIPASVFANGNEAVTIVIERLDAVADALSNAYDFAIIQGDQRISEFADAITLTFQVDATQVENKENVKLFYLNEADNRWEVIGGNYENGKISAGTNHFSTFAVFELDASTDDENEKGVLGDQNTIGGSNNSNGSTDTGIGNILPNTATNMFNYVILGVILILIGGAIYLSKRKKMAQ